Genomic segment of Borreliella burgdorferi B31:
AATAAGTGAAGTTAAAATCGATAAGGTTAATGGATATCACTTTATATCAACAAAAAATAAAGAAATATTATATGATTCACTTGATTTAAAGCCACGTGGAAAAATATTTAAAGTAACTTCAAAACGTATATTTAAACTGAAATAGTTTTACTAAAGTTTAAGGCACTTTTTAGCACATTCATAAGCTTGAATTTTATTAGCAGAAGATAGGCCGTAGATATTATCAATTTCATTGGTTGAAGAATATTTCATAAGTTCTTTAATTTGAAAAGAATTGTAGCCGTTAGATTTCAAATTTGAAATAAATAAATTTCGACATAGATGGAGAGATTTATTTACACGAAACCCCGACTTTTTAAGAAGATTTTTGAATTTTTTAGAAATATGGACAATATCAATTTGGTTATCTTTAAACTTATGTTTGCTCTTTTGGAAAAGATAAGTACGCCTTGAGTCAAGAGTTTTTTCTTGGAAATGATTTTTATGTGCTGTTTGGATAGCCTCGAACTCTTCTGAGTTGATGACAATTTCTCTAATACAAGAGGTATTTCTTTTTTTTGCCACATTTACTTTAATAGTATATAAAGTTTTTCCGGTTTTGCTTAAAAAAGTTGAAATATCTTGCATTTTTACTTTTTGCATTTCAGTGCCTCTACATCCACTTATTAAGAGTAGATGCACAAACCAACCAGAAATTGGGTCAATTTGTTTTAAGGTTTTGGCACATTTTAGAATTAATTTAATACTTTTAGGGGTTAAATAAAACTTAGGAGTTGGTTTTGAATTTTCTTTTTTACTTTTAGATGAATTTTTTAGTGAATTTTTAAGAATTTTGTTTTCATTTATTAGTTTTTGGTATTCTTGAAATAGTTTGAGCGTAAAATCCATATTGAAATTATTTAAATTAAAAGAATTATTATTGTCCATAAAATCCTCTCCTTGAAGTTGTTACTTTTAAATTAAGTAAAAGTAATAAAAATAGATAAAAAATGTAAATTATATTTTACTAAAAACGAAAAATTTTAGTCAAATTTGGAGTGTTCTCATTGCATGCAAAATCTGGGCTGTAGAGTGGGTGTAATAAACAGAAGTAGTGATTTTTGAGGGTGGTACACAAGAAAGATAGTATACTTTGTGTAATATATAGCAAAGACTTGAAAATTTAATTTGTATGTATTTTATAATCTTTTGTAATGAGTAGAGCATTTGCAATGGAGAGATTTTGGCGAGTTGGTTAAAATTACATTTGTGTTTTGTTAAAATGTAACAGCTGAATGTAACAAAATTATATATTTAAATCTTTGAAATATTGCAATTATTTGGTGTTGTGGTAATATTAGTACTTTATGGAGTAACTTATGAATAAGAAAATGAAAAATTTAATTATTTGTGCAGTTTTTGTTTTGATAATTTCTTGCAAGATTGATGCGAGTAGTGAAGATTTAAAACAAAATGTAAAAGAAAAAGTTGAAGGATTTTTAGATAAAGAGTTAATGCAAGGTGACGATCCTAATAACAGTCTGTTTAATCCACCACCAGTATTGCCGGCAAGTTCCCACGATAACACACCCGTATTAAAAGCGGTGCAAGCAAAAGATGGTGGTCAACAAGAAGGAAAAGAAGAGAAAGAAAAAGAAATTCAAGAATTAAAGGATAAAATAGATAAAAGAAAAAAAGAATTAGAAGAGGCTAGAAAGAAATTTCAAGAATTTAAAGAACAAGTTGAATCTGCAACTGGAGAAAGTACTGAGAAAGTTAAAAAACAAGGAAATATTGGACAAAAAGCTTTAAAGTATGCTAAAGAATTGGGTGTAAATGGAAGTTATTCTGTTAATGATGGTACTAATACTAATGATTTTGTAAAAAAGGTTATAGATGATGCTCTTAAAAATATTGAGGAAGAACTTGAAAAGCTAGCAGAGCCTCAAAATATAGAAGATAAAAAATAATAAAAAATGGGTTTTGATAGTAAAAATTATAAACAACAAGACTAACAATCAGTCTTATTGTTTATTAGCATTTACATTGCTGAAATTTAGGCAATAAAGCTAGGAGGGGATATGAAAAAAATTAGTCTGTTAATATTTTTGTTTTTATTTGTAGTAAGTTTAAGTGCAAATATAGAAGAAAATTATACAGAAACTAAAAGAGCTTTTTCTAAAGAAGATTTTAACCTAATAAATAAAAGACTAGATAATTATGATTTTAAAAATGAGTATGAAAAAAGTCATGTTTTTTCCGATGCTCCTAGAATTAGAGGAGATTTAAGAAAAATTGGAATTAAAGAAAAAAGTGTTTTTTTGGACGCTCTTGAGGCTATTGAATATCTTATAAAAATTAAGATAAGTACTGATAGTATTTTCCTGTCTGAGGATATGATTAGACTTATAGGGAGTTATCCAGATTCGATTTTTAATTATTTGATACAATTAAATTCGGATAAAATTGATTATGCTGAGAAATATGGAGATAACGCCAGAAATAATTTTAAAAAAGATTATTCTGAAGATAAAGCAAATACAGTTAAACAAATTTTAAAACAAATTTTGGCTGATTTGCCCAAAGATTAGATTTTAATTTGAAAAAAGAATCTTATAAGATATTTATTAAGAAAAGCTAAAAAAGATTTCGAAATAAAATAAATGGTTTTTATAAGCATAAATTATGAATAACAAGATTAGCTACTAGTCTTGTTATTTTATTAATATTGGAGAATCATGATAAATAAAAAGAATTTATATTATTTTATATTTGCTTTATTTTCTTTAAATGCTAACGAATTTATGAGGGGTCTTCTTAATGGCGACAATAATGATACTGGTTCATGTTTAATAAGAATTGTAAAGATAGATCTGTGGTCAATAGATATCAACAAGACAATAGTTAATGTTAACAATTGATAAATTGCTTTACTATTTAGAGCAACAATTTGTTAATTTTGTTATTTTAGAGGATTTTTTGAAAAAAGTTAAAAGGTCTTTTGATGATTATGTTGCATATTTTAGAGAAGGATTGTTAGATGATAGGGAAATAGCGGATAAATTGGGGGTTTCTAGGGTAAATGTGTGGAGGATGAGGAAAAAATGGGAAAGTGGGGAAAATTCTGTTAGCGATGACTCTAGATTATCAATTAGTGAAGACACTTTTGAACACCTTTTGTCGCAAACTTTTAAATCAGAAGTTAACGCTAGGAAAGTTAGAAGCGAATTGGATTTAGAGCGGGCTAATTTAGAATTAGGATTTATAAATGCATTTAAGCAATATTCTAGTGTTGAGCTTTTTAGTATGCATACTAAAATAGAAAATTTAAGAGCTGAAATTGACGCTTTAAATAAAGCAAGTAGTAAAAAAAATAAGCAAGTTGTTAATGGAGAAATTAATTCTTTAAAAAGCGAGCTTGATGAATATATAAAGGAGTGTTCAATAAGAGAAATGGAGCTTTACTATGAATGTATGAAAAAACTTGCAACTGCTAATGAAGCTGAAAGTAAAAGCAACTACAAAAATAGTAAAGGGCACAAGTGAACTTATATCAAACAAAACTTTTTACAACACTACAAAAGGAATACAAAAATAAATATGGAGTTGATATATCACAATTTGTAAAGCTAACAAATTCTTCAATTAATTTTGATAAGTTTGAAGAAAAACAGTTAACTTTAAAACAAAAAAATGTGATAAAAAGTATTAAAAAGAATAATGAAAAAAAGATTATATTCAGCGGCGGCATAGCTAGCGGCAAAACGTATCTTGCAT
This window contains:
- a CDS encoding site-specific integrase produces the protein MDNNNSFNLNNFNMDFTLKLFQEYQKLINENKILKNSLKNSSKSKKENSKPTPKFYLTPKSIKLILKCAKTLKQIDPISGWFVHLLLISGCRGTEMQKVKMQDISTFLSKTGKTLYTIKVNVAKKRNTSCIREIVINSEEFEAIQTAHKNHFQEKTLDSRRTYLFQKSKHKFKDNQIDIVHISKKFKNLLKKSGFRVNKSLHLCRNLFISNLKSNGYNSFQIKELMKYSSTNEIDNIYGLSSANKIQAYECAKKCLKL
- a CDS encoding outer surface protein ErpG, encoding MNKKMKNLIICAVFVLIISCKIDASSEDLKQNVKEKVEGFLDKELMQGDDPNNSLFNPPPVLPASSHDNTPVLKAVQAKDGGQQEGKEEKEKEIQELKDKIDKRKKELEEARKKFQEFKEQVESATGESTEKVKKQGNIGQKALKYAKELGVNGSYSVNDGTNTNDFVKKVIDDALKNIEEELEKLAEPQNIEDKK
- the eppA gene encoding exported protein A EppA; translated protein: MKKISLLIFLFLFVVSLSANIEENYTETKRAFSKEDFNLINKRLDNYDFKNEYEKSHVFSDAPRIRGDLRKIGIKEKSVFLDALEAIEYLIKIKISTDSIFLSEDMIRLIGSYPDSIFNYLIQLNSDKIDYAEKYGDNARNNFKKDYSEDKANTVKQILKQILADLPKD
- a CDS encoding DUF603 domain-containing protein, translated to MKKVKRSFDDYVAYFREGLLDDREIADKLGVSRVNVWRMRKKWESGENSVSDDSRLSISEDTFEHLLSQTFKSEVNARKVRSELDLERANLELGFINAFKQYSSVELFSMHTKIENLRAEIDALNKASSKKNKQVVNGEINSLKSELDEYIKECSIREMELYYECMKKLATANEAESKSNYKNSKGHK